The Macaca nemestrina isolate mMacNem1 chromosome 6, mMacNem.hap1, whole genome shotgun sequence genome window below encodes:
- the LOC105480845 gene encoding forkhead box protein I1, producing MSSFDLPAPSPPRCSPQFPSIGQEPPEMNLYYENFFHPQGVPSPQRPSFEGGGEYGATPNPYLWFNGPTMTPPPYLPGPNASPFLPQAYGVQRSLLPSVSGLGGSDLGWLPIPSQEELMKLVRPPYSYSALIAMAIHGAPDKRLTLSQIYQYVADNFPFYNKSKAGWQNSIRHNLSLNDCFKKVPRDDDDPGKGNYWTLDPNCEKMFDNGNFRRKRKRKSDVSSSTATLALEKTESSLLAGSPKTTEPQDILDGASPGGTTSSPEKQPSPPPSGTPCLHSFLSSMTAYVSGGSPTSRPLATPGLSPEPSDKTGQNSLSFNSFSPLTNLSSHGGGGDWANSMPTNTLGYGGSVLGQFSPHFYNSVNTNGVLYPREGTEV from the exons aTGAGCTCCTTCGACCTGCCGGCGCCCTCCCCACCTCGCTGCAGCCCCCAGTTCCCCAGCATCGGCCAGGAGCCCCCCGAGATGAATCTCTACTATGAGAACTTCTTCCACCCACAGGGCGTGCCCAGCCCTCAGCGGCCCTCCTTCGAGGGGGGCGGCGAGTATGGGGCCACCCCCAACCCCTACCTCTGGTTCAACGGGCCCACCATGACCCCGCCACCCTACCTGCCCGGCCCCAACGCCAGCCCCTTCCTGCCCCAGGCCTATGGCGTGCAGAGGTCGCTGCTGCCCAGCGTGTCGGGGCTTGGGGGGAGCGACCTGGGCTGGCTGCCCATCCCTTCGCAGGAGGAACTGATGAAGCTGGTGCGGCCCCCCTACTCCTACTCGGCTCTCATCGCCATGGCCATTCATGGGGCACCCGACAAGCGCCTCACCCTCAGCCAGATCTACCAGTACGTGGCCGACAACTTCCCCTTCTACAACAAGAGCAAGGCCGGCTGGCAGAACTCCATCCGCCACAACCTGTCGCTCAACGACTGCTTCAAGAAGGTGCCCCGGGATGATGACGACCCGG GCAAAGGGAATTACTGGACCCTGGACCCCAACTGTGAGAAGATGTTCGACAATGGAAATTTCcgcaggaaaaggaagagaaaatcagATGTTTCCTCCAGCACAGCCACCTTGGCCTTAGAGAAGACAGAGAGCAGTCTCCTGGCAGGCAGCCCCAAGACCACGGAGCCTCAGGACATCTTGGATGGAGCCTCACCAGGGGGCACCACCAGCTCCCCAGAGAagcagccctcccctcccccatcggGCACCCCTTGCCTTCACAGCTTCCTCTCCTCTATGACAGCCTATGTGAGCGGGGGGAGCCCCACAAGCCGCCCCTTGGCCACACCAGGACTGAGCCCTGAGCCCAGTGACAAGACGGGGCAGAACTCACTGAGCTTCAACTCCTTCTCCCCACTCACCAACCTCAGCAGCCACGGCGGTGGGGGTGACTGGGCAAACTCCATGCCCACCAACACGCTCGGCTACGGAGGATCTGTGCTCGGCCAGTTCAGCCCTCACTTCTACAACAGTGTCAACACCAATGGTGTCCTCTACCCCAGGGAGGGCACTGAGGTCTAG